The following DNA comes from Nitrososphaerales archaeon.
AAGCATCTTCAACCTGTACAGTAATGTGTCTGCTGAAGGTGCATAGTTCAGATACTTTAAACCAGATTCTGCATAGTGCTGATTCATCGATAGATAGATCAGGCACTTGTGAAGCATCTCCATGCTGTATATGCAGTTAGGTGCTGTAGGTATCTTGACATGTTTGTTCATCAAATTTAGCACTGCATGATATGCCTGCTGGCATGCGCTTACGTTATGGACTGCATGAGTACTGCTGTTACTGAACAGCGTTGTTAGCATTAATTCCGACTCATGCAGTTCGATCTACAACCATGAGAGGCAAGAATAATAGGCAATCAGGTCACTTTCGGATTAACTGATCAGAAGACATAAAAGCCATGTATTCATAGTGTGGTTAGACTATGTCAAAGTGCTCCAAATGTGGCAGTAGTTTTGACGAAACCAAGGGGGATCCGGAGGCGGTCAAGTATTCTTCATGTTCTACATGTTGGGGTGAATGGGTAAAGTACAGTGTAATGGTGATAAACGAAATGCGATTAGATATGTCTCTACCAGAACACAGAAAGGTCTTGAAAAAATATGAAAGGACATACTTTGGCCTAGAAAAACTTGAAGATGGTATGAAAGATTATAATAAGGAAGAAGAAAGGGTGCCAGACAACCGCTAGATCTTTAAGGTTTTCTTTGCGTTCTGCGGTAGGGAATCGATAAATCCGCTTTTAATGTCAGCTGGTAGTGCCTTGATCACCATATTTAATGAGTCGATCAGGAGTTCCCTCTTATCATCGGGCAAGGTATTGAATACACGTATCAATTCATCTATATCTAATTTCGATATTAGGTCTGGAGATGTAGCTATAACATTCACGTATGCGTCAAACACGACTTTGCGTCTGCCCTCGTCAAACTCACATATAACTTCAATCCATGTTTTTACTAGGTTGGAGAGAATTGCAGAGTCGATGGCAGGAGCGGCTGTCAATGCGTTGATAATTGTTTCCCTTTTTTCATTCTCTGGCAAGGTAAAAAATTCTATCAATCTACTTTTCAACATGGGTTTCCGCAAAAATTCTGGTAACCCCGCGAGGATCTGAATTATATTTCCAGCTATGTTTGAACCTGACACAGAATGAAACTTCCCACTTCACTTAAATATAGTTTGTCAGAACCACAGTTCGTGCCCACAACAGTTGTCGTAGGCGGTTTCTTTGGTGATGAAGGAAAGGGTAAGATAATCTCTTACCTATCATTAAAGGATATTCCTGCTATAGCTGTCAGAGGTGGTGTCGGGCCCAACGCTGGACATACCTTCGTATTGAATGGTGAAGTGCACAAGGTTCGAATGTTACCAAGTGCCGTCTTAAGCAAAGAGACAAGGCTAATGATAGGCGCTGGTGTGCTGATAGATCCACAAATTTTATTGGGCGAAATAGAAAAATATGATGCTCATGACCGACTATTTATAGATGGTCAGTGTGGCGTAATTGAACGCAATCATATCGAGAGGGATCAAGGACAGGAGCTAAAGGGCAGGATTGGGACAACTGGCGCAGGAACTGGTCCTGCAAATGCTGACAGAGTCATGCGCACTCTTCACTTGGCAAGGGACTTCAAGGAACTTAGCCTTTATCTAGATGATGTAAGTAACGCAATTAATTTCGCATTGGACAGAAACGAAAAGGTGTTGGTTGAAGGAACGCAGGGAACATTTCTTTCCCTATATCATGGAACATATCCGTATGTTACATCGAAGGATGTTACTGCTTCTGCCATATGTGCTGACGTAGGACTAGGACCTAAACGCGTCGATCAGGTAATTCTTGTGTTCAAGGCTTACGTAACCAGAGTTGGTGCGGGCCCGTTAGAAAATGAGCTAAGTAAGGAAGAGGCGCAAAAGCGGGGTTGGTTTGAGGTCGCTACAGTAACTGGTAGAGAGAGAAGGGCAGCACCTTTCAACTTTGAATTGGCAAGGAAAGCTATAGCACTGAATAGTGCTACACAACTGGCAATTACTAAACTTGATGTCATGTATCCCGAATGTGCCCATGTGCGAGAGTATCACAGACTTTCTGATAGTGCTAAAGCGTTCATAGAGCAGGTAGAGAAGAACACCAAAGTACCCGTAACCCTTATTGGCACAGGAGAAGATGTGTATGATACTATTGACAGACGCTCTTAACATTGTATTCCCGCTTACTTTAATTAGAGAATGAAAACATTTTACATAGTTAGTTGAAACCCAAATCCCCTTCTTATATAGAACTTGACAGCCTTAAGGATCTAGCTAGATTAGCTTGCTCACTGCAGAGAGCTCCTTTGC
Coding sequences within:
- a CDS encoding Fe(2+)-trafficking protein, whose product is MSKCSKCGSSFDETKGDPEAVKYSSCSTCWGEWVKYSVMVINEMRLDMSLPEHRKVLKKYERTYFGLEKLEDGMKDYNKEEERVPDNR
- a CDS encoding adenylosuccinate synthetase — protein: MPTTVVVGGFFGDEGKGKIISYLSLKDIPAIAVRGGVGPNAGHTFVLNGEVHKVRMLPSAVLSKETRLMIGAGVLIDPQILLGEIEKYDAHDRLFIDGQCGVIERNHIERDQGQELKGRIGTTGAGTGPANADRVMRTLHLARDFKELSLYLDDVSNAINFALDRNEKVLVEGTQGTFLSLYHGTYPYVTSKDVTASAICADVGLGPKRVDQVILVFKAYVTRVGAGPLENELSKEEAQKRGWFEVATVTGRERRAAPFNFELARKAIALNSATQLAITKLDVMYPECAHVREYHRLSDSAKAFIEQVEKNTKVPVTLIGTGEDVYDTIDRRS